catcCTTACAGAAAGGGGCCTAGCATATCTGTCCTCTTGGAGGCTCCAGGTAGTAGCTGTCCAAAATGGCCAAACACTGGAGGGAGCTCCAGGAACTGATGGAATATTTTCCAGGAGGAATTGAGGAATCTGGAAGTAATAAGAACTTCACAAGAAGAACAACAGAGTTCATTGACCTCAGTACTTAAGGGGTCCCAGAGAATTATCCAAAaaccaaagagcattcatggCCTGGACCTGTGCCCACACCCAAAACCATGTATAACCTATGTGCAGCTTGAAATTTGTTATTTATATGTGTTCCCAAACAACTGAATGAGAGATGGACCCTCAGCCTGTTGACTGCTTGTCCTGTCTGTTCTCTTAACTTCGCTGCCTATTCTCATGTACATGGCAATAATGAAAAAACACTTGTTGATTTACAATATGTACAGAAGACAATTTTTCAGCAGTATAATGTTTTACCCAATTTTATTTGCATATCTTTGCAATAGGAGATGTCTACCGTATGTAATACAACATAAGTTCGAACACTGTATAAAGTGGATCTAAAATTTTGTCTCCCAGTCTCAACATCTTACATGCCTTAATAACCCATAtcacagtaaacacacacacacacacacacaaacacacacacactacatattttattaaaatacatctcatttcttttacattatctAGCATCTTTAGATAATCTCCTTCGATGACATCCTTGAAGTGGAAGTACCAAATGGGACCTATTTGGTACCTGAAGAACCtcagaactttaaaaaatatgtacacaTCCACAACAATCAATGGTATGGATGTTCAAAtgtaggatacacacacacacacacacacacacacacacacacacacacgcacacccacagTCACACCCACACAATTTAACCCcgacaagcacacatgcacagtgaGATCTGTATTTAATATGCATAAATCATCTCATTGCctgggccactcccaaacctCCACATTGCTAACGACCCTCCCTATGACAGTTCTGATTGATTGCTTAGTAAAATCTTTATCACATCTTTGCTACTCAAAACTGACTTGGGGAGACACTGCTGAGGCTCCTCTTCCGTGGCACTTACATGGAGGGTACTCTGTCTTTCTCACCTCTCAAGCCTGCATCCAATTCCTTTCCTGGTTTGGTGATCCTCTTTGCTCTTAAATCCAAAAGtgattcctctgtctctgcctcgacATTGGCCTCTTGTAATTTTACCAATAAGAACATGCTGGGGATAGGGAGTCTCAGGTCTGAAAtgcaggattctcatgtaattGGGGAACCAATTTGGCATTAGAGGACATTAGAACCAATCCACACCAATTGGgaagaagcaacaaagaaacaatccccagccccaaaaatacCCCCCGCCTTTTTGATCATACTCCAATTCATCATCTGGTAAAACTAAGTTCGCATTCCCAGGCAGACAGGAGTTGTGGACTTCCCATTGGTGGCCACCTTCCTTTAATCATCTTTATGTTTTTGAAAACATAATAACGGTCTCTAATAATGCCCTGGCTATTTATCTTGTGCTCCTCAAAACACAACACTTGTACTCTAACACAAAGATCAAACGAATAAAATTGACTAAACTGTAACACTCACATCCTAAAACAGTTGACACTTTATATAAGCATCTACCCGTAAATTCTGGACAGTGGGAAAATGTATCTGAAATTGGCCcagatgtgtttcctctttatttcttatttgattgttaaattttttttcattccagcGTTATCCCCCTTCCGGTCTACCCTGACTGTTCCACAACCCACACCTCCTCCCTACCACacccaagaggatgtccccatcccaccatCCCACATTGTGTCACCCTAAGTCTCCTGAAGATATGTGTATCTTCTCTGAATGGGTCCAGACCTAAATGTCCTCTATTGTATTTCTTGGGGGCTCCTATGCTCATGTATATGCTGCCTGGCCGGTTGCTCAGTGTTTGAGACATCCCAGgggcccaggttaattgacactgctgGTATTCATATAGGATCACTCTTCAGGTTCTTCCAggcttttcctaattcaaccacaggggtccccagttTCTGCCCATCGGTTGGGTATAAATGTCTCCATCTGACTTTCAGCTGCTCCtagggtctttcagaaggcagtcatgataggcccctgtttgtaagcataccatagcCTGATTCATAGTGTCAGATCTTGGTGCCTCCCACTGAGCTGGAACCCAATTTGGACCTCCTTttgctcaggctcttctccatttttgttcttccagttcttttacCCAGGGACCATTCTGGTCAGAGATTTTGATTTGTCGGATGGCAGCTCTATGACATTCTGCGTCACAGTGATTAGGGGATGTCTTACTTGTCACAGTTTAGgctttgagttcattttctgtccaTGATCCAGGAGCAGCATTATTACAATAAATCCCTGCCATTTTCATCACCTGTGTTTGAGTTGTGTTGTATTTGAGAGAACCCTATGGCACAAAGGCTTATCCACATTGTTTACACTCATATCTTTAAAGCATGATTATTTTCATGATGATAAAGACTTTAGAAATGTGCAAAGACTTTACCATATTCAATGCCTTCATAGCTTTATTTTTTGCCCCGATAATGATATGTGAGAATTGAAAAGACCTCCCCATATTAAATCTATTCACATAGTTATTATCAGGTACGGATTGTTTCATGTTGATGAAGTCTATAGAAATACATGAAGGTTTGACCAGGTTAAATGTACTCATAAGGTTTTATTAAATACACTCAAAGGATTTTTCTAAATTATggtttattttgtgcctttgaaTATGACTGATATGCGAAGGCTTTAACACTTTGCTTACATTCATAGGGTGTCCCTCCTGTTTATcttcttttatatatttgaaaGATGATTGCTCGTTCACATACTCAGGCATAATCACACTGATTATATTCATAGGGTGTCTATTGAGtatgtcttcttttatttacatGGAACGTACTGCGATTTGCAAAAGGTTTGCCACATttgttacattcatagggttccTATTCAGTGTGTATTATTTTATGGGCTAGGAGATGACTGTTTTGGGAAAGGTTTTACCACATCAGTTACAGTCCAAGCATTTTTCCCTAGGACCTATTCAGTCATGCAGTTGAAGATGCTTGTGATGTCTAAGGGTTTAAGAACATGTAACACATTCATTGGGTTTCTCTGCTGTATGTGattgtttatgtatttggagGTCATTGCTTTGTATAAATGTTATAAAACCACAATGGATGCATTCAAAAAAGTTTTGCTCCTGtacgtgtacttttaagattttagaGACTACTGCTTTGTGAGAAAGCTTTGGAACATTGGTAAAAGTtaaagggtttctctcctgtatgtgttcttatatgtctttggagatgactgctctgtgcaaaggctttgccacattggtgacattcatagggtttctctcctgtatgtgttcttatATGGCTTTGGAGATGACTGCTTCCTGCAAAGGCTTTacaacattgattacattcatagggtttctctcctgtatgagttcTTATATGTCTTTGGAAAGTACTTCtatgggaaaaggctttgccacattggttacattcgtagggtttctctcctgtatgagttcTTATATGGCTTTGGAGATGACTCCTTTGTGCAAAGGATTTGCCACATTGGTGACAttcgtagggtttctctcctgtatgagttcTTATATGGCTTTGGAGCTGACTCCTTCCTGCAAAGACTTTGCCACATTGGTGACATTCGTAGGGTTTCTCTGCTGTATGAGTTCTTATATGTTTTTGCAGAGTACCGCTTtctgcaaaggctttgccacattggtgacattcgtagggtttctctcctgtatgagttcttatatgtctttggagatgactcctttgtgcaaaggctttcccacattggttacattcatagggtttctctcctatatgtgttcttttatgtgtttggagATTACCGCTGtctgcaaaggctttgccacattggttacattcatagggtttctctcctgtatgagttcttatatgtatttggagatgactgctctgtgcaaaggctttgccacattggtgacattcatagggtttctgtcCTGTATGGGtccttttatgtatttggagatgactggtctgtgcaaaggctttgccacattggtgACATTCATAGGGTGTCTGTCCTTTATGGGTCCTTTTATGTTTTTGGAGAAAGCGGTTTTGGACAAAGGCTTTACAACATTGGTTACATTTATAACGTTTTTCTCCATTACATGTCCTTTTATGTCTTTTGAGACTACCCCTTTCTGCAAACGCTTTACCACATGGACTACATTCACAGAGTTTCTCTCCTGTCTGTGTTCCTTCATGATTTTGGAGAGCACTGCTTCTTACAAAGTCTTTacaacattggttacattcagAAGTTTCTTCTCCATTATGTGTTCTcttatttgttttgagattatTCCTCTGTACAAAAGCTTTACCACATAGGTTACCTTCATAGGGCTCCTCTGCATTATGCCTTTGGGTATGACTCTGAACTGCAAAGCCATTACCATACAGAATAAAATCAAAGGTTTGCTTTCCAGTAAAACTTCTTTCATACCTGCAAATACAATTGGCACATGTAAATTTTTTCTCACATTGATtatattcatgaatctttttatatctatgaattcatttcaaatttggtTTAAGTATAAAGAGCAAAATGATCTTAACATAATATCAGTTTTTTTTATATTCAAAGGTGTTGCCTTTTATTATGGGTTGTCTTGAATGTTTGAAGGCACATGGAATATGCAGAGAATTGATTACATGACTCATATTTATTCCATAATTTTTCTATTAAGAGTATTAACACATTTGAAGAAAACTCAATGAACTCGGAGCGTTTGTAGACTGACAGCGAAGATAAATTTTGCTATCTTTGAGGAGTACTACAATAGCAACATGAGCCAATGCAAAGAGGATAATTTCTATAACCCTAATCTCATAAAGTGATTCAGCACTTTGAATGTGTAAATATCACCAATCATAGTCAAAAGCTAAATATTTATCAACTTTTCCCACATTAAGAAACTCTCCTCAAAGTGGTATCTACTGTACATCTTCTAATTGTTCTGGAAAAGAGAGAGGTATGTTGCTTCTTTCAGTATCACTATGCTCTCCTGGCTTGCATTCATAGGGACATATGACATCTATATCAAAAGAAGAATAACACATAACAGTCAACACATTACAAAATAAAACTTCTAcattacatttacacaatttccCTTTGTTTTCCTCACAGAGTTGTGGTATAGGGTTTAATGTTTCTCCACAAAACCATTCTTGAATCTCATAAACTGTCCATATCATTAAATTTAGTCATGCTGTTACAGAATAAGGTTCACCACAATTTACTATGGACTATTTGCTTATTAAAAGGGTGTAGACATATAATGATGACCTAATCAATATTTGATGCAGTGTGTATTTTACcctgttgcttttctttaaaacttgcTGCACACATGAAATTTTCGTGGGAGGCATTATCTTATCATCTTTCACGtgaaaattaccttccatgtcttcCAGATCTTTTACAATATTCTTCAGTAGTATTGTCTTCCCAAATGTATCCTAAAATGGTATCAGAGAAATTATGTTAAATAACTGGAATTAGGCAACATTTAAGATACTATCTTTAGTGAACTTTAGAACCATGTCTGATTTACTCATTTCATTCTCCCTCATTTTTaagtgaaataacaaaaaaaattgaatcagggttggggatttagctcagtggtagagcgcttgcctagcaagcccaagtgtcactgggttcggttcccagctctgaaaaacaacaaaaacaaaaaagaaaaacaaattaaatattaaacaaaaccaGCTGTGCCTATTTTACAAAGTGAATGATAATTTCATTGAATTACCTATAGCACTGAgattcctacaggtctccagcatTACACCTTGGTAGAGACTCTTCTGAGAAGGATTCAGCAATGCCCACTCATCCTCagtgaagttcacatgcacatcatCATAGGTCAGGACATCCTACAAGATAcaatacatgtgtacatgataCATCATGATACCGCCTTCCAGTCTCCATTTGCGCCAAAAGCtggagctttcccaaggacctgcACACCCAAAACCGGTCTTCAGGGGTGGTCTATCAGGAGGACTGTCACTCCTATGCCCACAGGTGAAACTgcactttctctccactgactgtccAAAGGGAGAAACACCAGGAGCTCGCAAGGCACAGGAATGTCTGAGTAATCTGGGATGTGACCCTTATGGtctgcatctgctcccagagctgaggtGGTCCTATTGCTCTCTAGATCAAAAACTTTGCCACATTGAGATGGTCTCGTAGGAGTGCTCTCATTGCAAATCACACAGGTTGGAACACACATTTGCTCCACAGTTGTTAAAAGAGAGATGAGCTTGGAATAATCTTGGCAATGGTGtggtggggaggcctggcagagGACTGACCTGGTCTCTATCTCTACCCAGTGCTAAGGGTATGTCATAGCCCTCCAGACCAAAAACAAGGCCAGAGAgtactggtctcccaggagcattCTCATTCCTAAGATCAGAGGCACATGAGTCTACAGGAGGAAAAAGCTataatcagaaacagcaagatcaACTATCATTAGCAATAACTGGATGGCAGTAGGCAAGCATAAGAAGCGAAGCATCAAAAACCAACAATAACTGTCATCATCACAACGCAGTTCTCTCACCACAACAAGTAATGGGTATATCAACATACCagcaaagcaagatttggattgaaaatcacatctcatggtcatgatagaggattttaagaaggacataattaCCTCCTTTAAAGCAATACAGAACACATGTAAATAAGTAGTTGCCTTAGGGAGGAAACAATAAAATTCCCTAAAgatttacataaaaaaaaaactaagaaagaggggaagaaattgaacaaagtcATCTAGGATCTAAAATTGTAAATAGGAACAACAAGGAAACCACAAGGAGAGACAAAcctgaagataggaaacataggaaagagatcaggagtaatacgtaagcatcaccaacaaaatataagagaacctcaggggcagaagatagaaaacattgacacaacagtcaaagagaATGCAGAAAACCCCCACAAAACTTCTAAgtcaaaacatctaggaaatccagaacacagcAATGTTGTGAGAAGAGCAAACTTAAGGTTAGTAGTTATAGAGGATAATAAAGATGCCAAACTTAAAGAGACAGCAAAGATCTTCAAATTTTCTCagaagtaaacttccctaacttaactaaggagatgcccatgaacataaaagaatcCCACAGACTGAAAATAGACTGGATCATAATAAAATTTCCTCCCATCACACACATCATTTAATGTCTGCTTACTGCTATATGGATTATGTTACAAGATGTGTGATTTGTACTATTTACAGAACCAGCAGTATGATCGCATGAGAAACTTGCATCTCAGAAGCTCCTTTTGTAACTAAGAATTGAATTACTGTGAATCATGCCATTGTCTGGAGGTAATAGAAAGGTAAAAGGATTCTAATGGAATACTTCTGAAGGAACCCTATTACCTCTTTTCTACTAATTTCTAAACAATTGACAAAATTAGTCACACAAAACTGAATGTAGAACATTCAGAAATTCAAGAACTCACAAAACGACATAGGAAAGAGAGTTCATCACCCAGActtgtggacactcctgagactgcagggcagtagAGACTGCCAACTCTCCCTaccattgcccacatccctggcctacgggaaactgtatagggcctgtgggaacaggaagataggcaCAATCAAGCTGCTATAAACTGCAGTTCAGACTGTGCCCTGATCTGAAgtgacccagtcaaacagctccctgcgcccaaatcccgtgggagggagagctatagcttcagagtggcagacacacctgagaaaccagaggagattactctctgcccacatttctgactctagaggaattTGCTTAGTCCCATCTGGGTGCTCTGTGCACAGAGATcttggaggagggggaggccttACTGGCTgatgccctcactgagagcttaAACCCAAACCTGAGGAACACTTCAGACCCCAGAgtagaggtaagaacaacttttctactccaagtaacctgcctggtggactcatgacacacacccacaggaacagctgaaagccagtggacaggaaagacTACGCTcctcaaagcagaacactctgttaccataactggctg
This Rattus norvegicus strain BN/NHsdMcwi chromosome 3, GRCr8, whole genome shotgun sequence DNA region includes the following protein-coding sequences:
- the LOC120101823 gene encoding zinc finger protein 431-like, which gives rise to MDVLTYDDVHVNFTEDEWALLNPSQKSLYQGVMLETCRNLSAIGYIWEDNTTEEYCKRSGRHGRYERSFTGKQTFDFILYGNGFAVQSHTQRHNAEEPYEGNLCGKAFVQRNNLKTNKRTHNGEETSECNQCCKDFVRSSALQNHEGTQTGEKLCECSPCGKAFAERGSLKRHKRTCNGEKRYKCNQCCKAFVQNRFLQKHKRTHKGQTPYECHQCGKAFAQTSHLQIHKRTHTGQKPYECHQCGKAFAQSSHLQIHIRTHTGEKPYECNQCGKAFADSGNLQTHKRTHIGEKPYECNQCGKAFAQRSHLQRHIRTHTGEKPYECHQCGKAFAESGTLQKHIRTHTAEKPYECHQCGKVFAGRSQLQSHIRTHTGEKPYECHQCGKSFAQRSHLQSHIRTHTGEKPYECNQCGKAFSHRSTFQRHIRTHTGEKPYECNQCCKAFAGSSHLQSHIRTHTGEKPYECHQCGKAFAQSSHLQRHIRTHTGEKPFNFYQCSKAFSQSSSL